Below is a genomic region from Granulicella sp. L56.
TATGCGTTTAGTATTCCGGGGATAACGTTTCACATCACCTTGGGAAAACATCGGTATGACGAAACCCGAACTGGCTGTTTACTTCATGGAGAGGAAAAGCTCATTCTCGAATCCCTCGTTATTGAGGAAGCTCTGGACGAGCAGACCCGCAGGCAAGTCCGGAAGGCAGAAGAAGGCGGAAAGATTCGCGTTTTCGTGTGATGTAGCGGTGGATTGCTGCGATGCGATTCATAAATATAGGCAAGTAACGATAAACGCGTTTATAGGGACTGACCGCTCCCAGCAAGAAGTAACGTCCAATCTGCACCGTGATGCATCCAATGCGGCAAGGAGCAACAATGAACATTTCAGGCAACACAATCCTCGTAACCGGAGGAACCAGCGGCATCGGCCGCGCTCTTGCTGAGGCGCTGCACGGCAAAGGAAACAAGGTCATCATCGCTGGACGACGGCAGGCGTTGCTTGACGAGGTCACAGGCCGCAATCCCGGAATGGTCGGTATCGCCGTGGACCTGAGTGATCCTGCGGCCATCGCAACATTCGCCGAGTCTGTGAAGAGCCAGTTTCCTGAACTGAATGTTCTGGTCAACAACGCAGGCATTGCTGGCCACGAGGACTATACGGCGGATTCTATCGACCTGACGCGCGCTTACAGCACGATTCAGACCAACATCACCGGCGTCGTGCAATTATCGGCTGCTTTGCTCCCCACATTGCGTGCTCAGCCACACTCCACGCTGATCGTGACCACCTCAGGGCTGGCGTTCGTTCCCTACCCGCCAGGTCCGGTTTACAGCGCGACCAAGGCTTTCATGCACAACTGGCTTGATGCGCTTCGTGTGCAACTGCGGAAGACCAGCGTTGAAGTGCTGGAGCTCGCGCCGCCTTACGTACAAACAGAGCTCGGCGGTCCGCAGCAGGCGAGCGATTCGCGTGCGATGCCTCTCAAGGATTTCACCACGGAGGTTGTGCAGATTCTGGAAAGCAACACCATCGAAAAGGGAGAGATTCTCGTCGAGAGAGTGAAACCTCTGCGCACTGCCGAGAAGGATGGCAAGTACCAGGAGTTCCTCGACATGTTCGCCGGCATGCACGATTAAGTGACTGAGCCGGTCGTCGTATCAGATGATCGGTCACCGGTTCCTCAGGTTTCTCGTACCCCCTCAACTCGAAATCTCGGCCGCCGCAAGGGGCTTGTAACGGATGTCTCAGGTCCACAGCGTAACGCATGTCCCGGTACACTCACCCCCTTAGCGAGGCTTGTCTTCCTTATGTGCGTGCGTCAGCACACATGAATTTCAGGGTCGCGTTGCGGCAGGAACAGGCCGCCGAGGTGGGAAGCGGAGAACGCAAAGCCGTCCTAGCGCGGGAGGAGACCCCTCCCGCAACTCAGGCCGATGTTTTAGCGAGACACTGAGTATAGCTTGGGTAGGTATGTGGCGTAAGTCTTTGGGCGCTCTTTGGCGTAGATCGGCCTCAGACGCATCTCGGGTTGCCGGCCGGCGTTCTTAGATTGTCTCCCTCAAGCACCTCATTCCATAGGTGAAGCGGAGGACGCTCGTCTAGGCGGTCCCTTTGTGGACGCCACTCCTGGATGTCTCTTACGCCACTTATCGCTCAAATCTTTACGCCAGATAGCTCCCAAAGCAACAGGCTGGCGACGCGGCCGAATTTGTCTGAAGAAGCCAAATCAGATACCTATACATTGACCACTCCATCGGGTGAACAACATCGGTTCACCGGGATTGTGAATGTGGCGCGTTGGACAACGGCTACTGCTTTTGCGTTTTGAACGCATCATTGATCTGTACTGTGTAACTGTTGCGACGATCAGCGAGATAGCGATGGACATCTGAGATGACAACCGATCCTTCTCCTACCGCGGAAGCAACTCGTTTGACCGAGTTCGCAGGCTCGACACGTTGACTATTAATTTAGAAATGTCTCCAGAGCTTCTGTAAGTTCCTCAGGGTTTTCTTCTGCAATCCAATGTCCGCTTTGTGAAATTTGAAGGCCTCTGACGTTCTCCGCAACTTCACGCATCATCACTTCGACGCCAACACTGGTGTTACTTATTGCACCGAAAAGGGCAAGAACGGGGATTTGGAGCTTTCCGTTCTGTGCAAGTGCCGATCGATTGTCCAGTCCGTCCTGGTCGAAGGCTCGGTAGAGTTCAAAACCTGCTCGCATCGCTCCCACAGCGCTATAGGCAGACGTGTATATGTCCAGATCATCCTCACTGATTGCGGAAGGGTCAAAGATGCGAGAGTTATAGAACAGTTGTAGGTACTGGCGTTCTCGCGCCGCAACGAGCATCTCGGGAACATCGCGGGCGCCGTGAAAGGCAAAATGCCACACACGAGGATCGACGCGAAGCTTGTCGAAGACCGATGTCCCCGGTAAAGGCGCATCCATCACTACAAGATGAGACACCTCATCACGAAACATCTCCGCAAAAGCGTAAGCGACCATGAGCCCAATATCATGCCCAACCAGGGCAACCGGGCCTTGGATTTGAAGATGTTCTCTCAACAAACGATGAATATCCCCTGCCATAGTACGTTTGTCGTATCCGCCCGCTGGACGTGAAGAGTTTCCTGCCCCGCGATAGTCCGGCGCGATGACGCGAAAGCCCGCTGAAACGAGGTTCGGAATGACGTGACGCCACTCCCACCATGTCTGCGGAAAGCCATGCAGCAGAACGATCGTTCGTTCTCCTTCGCCCGCCAAGACGTAGTGCAATCGTAGCCCCGGTTCAATTTGGGCCATGCCATGCGTAATCGAAGATTTTCCTAGTTCTGGAGGCATTGTTCTCCCGTACTTTCAGCATTTTTCGAGCGAGCGCATGACCCCGTCTATTTATTGCGGGCGGCATGAACGCATAGCGTTTCCATAACGCAAATCTTTCTGACCAATTTCATTTGCCCTTTAGTGTTTCCTCGTCGCTAGAAGAGGAGATGATAACTGAATCGATATCGATCAAAACCGTCGAAGAACCCGACAAGACGGTAGTCCCGTCATCTCTGCGACTCACAACACGTCTTCGGGTCGGGAACCAAAAGCCATCGAAGCAGCGGTAGTCGTGACAATAGTGAGCAACGGTTCCCTTTGCCACGTCGGTAAAGTAGTCGTGGCGCTGTAGAAAGCCCTTATTGTCAAAGTAGAACGTCTGCTCCTTAGAATGCGTGTCGATATCGGCGGGAAATTCGGCCTTGATGCTTCGCCAGATCTCGCCACTCTCGATGTGCTCAGCCCCTTCCGTACATACGATGCCACTGTTCATCAGAAAGAACGGCATCGTGAAGTAGTTCCAAAAAGCATAGGCGATGAAATACAGGAACTGTAGATCATTCCATGGCGTCGATCTGATGTGCCCGTCGTATGCATGTTTGGGATCGAGCAACTCATCGTTTCGTTTACCGTCGTCTGACTGGAGCCATACCTGAGAGGGGACAAACAGACCCCGCGTGCCATTTCGCGGAAACGGAACTAGTTCAACTGAAGGCGCAATCGGGTCGATGATGACATGAACATCTCGAAGACCATCGGGATAGCCTTTCAGTTCAAAGAGAGAGCCGGAAAGCCTAAGTCGTACATCTAAGCGTGTCACTTTCCGCCAACGGTCGAGCCCTCCATTGGCGTCAAGAGCTAGGTTTAAAAGTTCGATCACTTGATGCTCCTCTTCTGCTTTCATCAGCCATTGGATGCGAGCGGTATCTTAGAGAGGGGTGGTGTCGAGGAGTATGGTCCCTTGGATCTCACGATCTTCCAACAGGCGATGTGCTTCTGCTGTCTGGCTCAGCGGAAGCACACGAGCTATTGAAGGACGGAGCTTCTCTTCCAACGTGGCCTTCACAAGAAACTCCATCCCTGCCCGGATCAACGCAGGCTTGGCCAGAAAGACCGGAAGATACAGACCTGTCATTGTTTGAGACTTCTGCATGAGCCGACGTGGAGCAAACGGCTGCCCGGGTCCACGCGTTGATCCGAAGATAATGTAACGGCCAAATGGTGCGAGGCACTCAAAGTTCTGTTCGAAGATCTCGCCGCCAATCGATTCAAGGAGTACATCCACTCCCTGTCCGCCCGTCTTCTCCAGCACATGTTTTGTCCAATCTTCTTGCGTGTAGTCGATGGCTTCGTCCGCGCCTAGGCCACGAATGAAGTCCAGCTTTTCGCTTGTACTCGCAGTTCCCAGGACAATGCCGGCACCTAAAATCTTCGCAATCTGAACTGCGAGGCTGCCCACGCCTCCCGAAGCACCCTGAACCAGTACCGAGTCTCCCGGGCGAATTTGCGTGGAGGCCGTCAACAACAGGTATGCGGTGAGTCCTTGGTTGGGCAGAGCAGCGAAGAGATCAGCATCGGCAGAGTCAGGGATCTCGATGCATAGGTTGGTTTCAGCAACGACCTTTTGAGCATAGCTACCACCCCCCGGGGTGTAGGCCACTACTTTCTTGCCGATCAATCCCCGATCTTCCTCCGAACCGGCGCTGACTACCTTACCCACCGCCTGTAAGCCTGAGATATGCGGCAGTTCAATTCCTCCGACGTGGGTTTCCGGACGGTTATATGTGCCTTGCCGTTCCCGGATGTCGACATAATTCACGCTCGACCGTTCTACCTCGATGAGCACCTCCTTCTCCTGGGGCTTGGGTTCTGGCATATCGCCAAACTGCATTACATCGCGCGCCCCGAATTTCTCAAAAAATATCGCCTTCATGAGATCTCCTGAAATGGATTTGTTACTTGGATGCCTGAGAAATTGCCACGTCCGCAAGACCTGTGATGCCGGCGATCAACTGTTCGAGCTTGCGATCAAGTTCTATGGCGGCCATGCGTAGCGGAGGATTGTCAACAGTGACCATCAGAGTGGAGGGTCGAACGTAGTACAGCGTTGAACCTGACGTGTTTTCGACAAGCAACATCTCCACGGGAGCGAACAATCCCGCAGAAATATCCTCGCGCATCATCGTGATGGCAAATAGTGGATTGCCAAAGATGATACGCACTACACGCTGGCTAATGCCGTATTTCGCAATCCAAGTGCTGTGCTCGATCTGCGCAAACACCATGAAGCCGCTTGGGCCCACGAAACGCCTCGTCACCTCAGCGTCAAATTCCTTTGACGAAGCACTATTGGCCGCAACTTCATTGATGAGCGGGACGCTAGATTCTCCGGCTTGCTCGTGGAGTCGGCGCAACACTTCGTCGAATGCTAAGGTGCTATCGATCTGGAGTCGCACTCCCCTGAACTCGTGTGCAGTTTGGTTCGCTGTGTTCATATCATCCTTTCGCCATCCACACCTTCTGATGGGGTATCGCGTCATCTGGATGCATATACATCATGTTTTTCTATATATAAATTACGATACAATAGTGATGTGTATACATCACTTCCATCGGAAATAAACCCCTGCGCCTGTACGACGGTAAAGAAGTTGTCACGAGTATTGGGCCGATTTTACGACTCAAACATCTCTCCAGCCGGCGTAAACATCACGCAATTGGCTGTTCTCCGCTGTATCGCACGGCGGAGCGGGGAACCTTTGGTCCGCGTAGCTGAAGAGATGGAGATGGACCGAACGT
It encodes:
- a CDS encoding SDR family oxidoreductase; this encodes MNISGNTILVTGGTSGIGRALAEALHGKGNKVIIAGRRQALLDEVTGRNPGMVGIAVDLSDPAAIATFAESVKSQFPELNVLVNNAGIAGHEDYTADSIDLTRAYSTIQTNITGVVQLSAALLPTLRAQPHSTLIVTTSGLAFVPYPPGPVYSATKAFMHNWLDALRVQLRKTSVEVLELAPPYVQTELGGPQQASDSRAMPLKDFTTEVVQILESNTIEKGEILVERVKPLRTAEKDGKYQEFLDMFAGMHD
- a CDS encoding alpha/beta fold hydrolase — protein: MPPELGKSSITHGMAQIEPGLRLHYVLAGEGERTIVLLHGFPQTWWEWRHVIPNLVSAGFRVIAPDYRGAGNSSRPAGGYDKRTMAGDIHRLLREHLQIQGPVALVGHDIGLMVAYAFAEMFRDEVSHLVVMDAPLPGTSVFDKLRVDPRVWHFAFHGARDVPEMLVAARERQYLQLFYNSRIFDPSAISEDDLDIYTSAYSAVGAMRAGFELYRAFDQDGLDNRSALAQNGKLQIPVLALFGAISNTSVGVEVMMREVAENVRGLQISQSGHWIAEENPEELTEALETFLN
- a CDS encoding zinc-binding dehydrogenase; translated protein: MKAIFFEKFGARDVMQFGDMPEPKPQEKEVLIEVERSSVNYVDIRERQGTYNRPETHVGGIELPHISGLQAVGKVVSAGSEEDRGLIGKKVVAYTPGGGSYAQKVVAETNLCIEIPDSADADLFAALPNQGLTAYLLLTASTQIRPGDSVLVQGASGGVGSLAVQIAKILGAGIVLGTASTSEKLDFIRGLGADEAIDYTQEDWTKHVLEKTGGQGVDVLLESIGGEIFEQNFECLAPFGRYIIFGSTRGPGQPFAPRRLMQKSQTMTGLYLPVFLAKPALIRAGMEFLVKATLEEKLRPSIARVLPLSQTAEAHRLLEDREIQGTILLDTTPL
- a CDS encoding DUF302 domain-containing protein, which encodes MNTANQTAHEFRGVRLQIDSTLAFDEVLRRLHEQAGESSVPLINEVAANSASSKEFDAEVTRRFVGPSGFMVFAQIEHSTWIAKYGISQRVVRIIFGNPLFAITMMREDISAGLFAPVEMLLVENTSGSTLYYVRPSTLMVTVDNPPLRMAAIELDRKLEQLIAGITGLADVAISQASK